TGTCATCGGTCTGGGCGTGTCAGCGGTCTGGATGATGAGAGAGTCGTATCACGACTAGCAAGGGAGACAGACAGCGTGGAGCATTTCGCCGAAGAGATTAACGGCCTGCTTGATTTCCTGAAGAGCCACGACGTCACTTCGTTCCACCTCACGAACTACGTGTTCTTCCTTGCCATCGGCACGGTTCTCCTGCTGGCTATCCTCTTGGCCGCTCGGAATCAGGTGAAGCTCTATCCCACGGGCCGCTTCTACAACCTGATCGAGCTGCTCGTCGAGTTCGTTCGCAACGATCTCGCAGTCGCCAACATCGGTCCCGACGGAGCGAAGTACTTCCCGTTCCTCGGCACCATCTTCTTCTTCATCGTGCTCAACAACCTCATCGGTGTCATCCCGGGTATGAAGCCGGGCACCGGCACCATGGGCGTCACCGTCGCGCTTGCGCTGTTCTCCTTCGTCTACTTCAACTACGCGGGCATGCAGAAGCGCGGCGTCGGTGGCTACATCAAGGGCATCGTGCCGCACGGAGTTCCGGGAGTGCTGTGGCCGGTCATCTGGGTCATCGAGGTTATCTCGATGCTCGTCCGACCCTTCACGCTCTCGATTCGTCTGTTCGCCAACATGTACGCCGGCCACATCGTGCTCGGCATCTTCTCGATTCTGACGTCGATCGGCGTCGAACAGGTGATCCAGGGCATCCAAGGTGGCGGCATCGGCAACATCGCCATCGGCGGCATCGCAACGCTGGCGTGGATGCTCCTACTCACTGCGCTCTACCTTTTGGAGATTGGGGTTGCGATTCTGCAGGCCTACATCTTCACGCTGCTCTCTACCGTCTACATCTCGCTGGCGGTGGCCGAGCACTAACCACGGTTTCTAACCGGCCTGAAGTGCCGGTGGAAGTGTCAAGGATGGCCTTACGGAATAGGCCCCCCAAACAAGGAGGACGAAAGTGCAGTTCATCGGTATCGCTCTCATGTACG
The genomic region above belongs to Coriobacteriia bacterium and contains:
- the atpB gene encoding F0F1 ATP synthase subunit A is translated as MEHFAEEINGLLDFLKSHDVTSFHLTNYVFFLAIGTVLLLAILLAARNQVKLYPTGRFYNLIELLVEFVRNDLAVANIGPDGAKYFPFLGTIFFFIVLNNLIGVIPGMKPGTGTMGVTVALALFSFVYFNYAGMQKRGVGGYIKGIVPHGVPGVLWPVIWVIEVISMLVRPFTLSIRLFANMYAGHIVLGIFSILTSIGVEQVIQGIQGGGIGNIAIGGIATLAWMLLLTALYLLEIGVAILQAYIFTLLSTVYISLAVAEH